In the genome of Panulirus ornatus isolate Po-2019 chromosome 31, ASM3632096v1, whole genome shotgun sequence, the window cagacaatatgaattatgtacatgagtatatatgtatatgtctgtgtgtgtatatgtatgtatacgttgagatgtatgggcatgtatatttgtgtgtgtggacgtgtatgtatatacatgtgtatgtgggtgggttgggccattctttcctctgtttccttgcgctacctcgctaacgcgggagacagcgacaaagcaaataaaaagtaaagtatatatatctatacctgCAGTAAAAATGCCTTCTGTCAGGGTTCACGTGGCTACTTTCTTTGTCATTTTAAtgacatccagtgccaatatttTGATGATCAGTAATGGGTGTGAATGGTTCAACTGAAATATGATAAAACAAATCTTGGCTTCTAGAATGTTAAGTGAGGTTTTGATAGGACTTTGATATTTGTGTGTATTATCTACTTTTAGGTGAACTCCTTACTTTCTTTGATCTACTATTATTGTTTTATTTAGCATCATTCATTGAAATATAGCTAATGTTCAAAACCATGCTCTACAGCTGATATTGTAATCTCTAAAATGTACACTACTATTGCATAACAAAATCACTAAATTTTTTTAGCTAATGACAGTGTTGAGCTGAACTGTATTACTGTACCAATTTTCCAGTGAAAATTTTAAAAATCATGATTACCCTTCAAGGAATAAACATGATTAGTATTCTGAGGTATATGGAAGGTTTATGACTTGTAGGTTTAGTTCATAAGTCTTTTGTTGCTTACATTGTTTACATTAAGAATCAGGATGCACACTTACTGTTTAAGGAAAATTTAGCATTGGATATTATTTGATTTTGATTTATAAAAGTAGTTTAGAATAGGATAGCAGTTCCTTAGCTTGATTGTAGAGAACagtaattttttcttcattttttctttgacattagatgaggtgatggtggtgagggttatAGATATTAGTAAAATTTTTGGGTCAATTATCTGTACAATTAGTGTTCATTCATAATTGTAATTCTAGAGAAATGCAAAAGTGAAAAGTTAGACCAAGTTTTTATTAAGATAGGATTTTTATAACAAATATGTAAGATGATTCAAGCTAATCTTTTAAAATTCAGTACTGGTTCCAGATGCAGAATGTCGTCAACAGTGATTCAAGCCCTTGATCGAGAAAATGCTGCTGCGCATTTAGGGAGCAAGATGAAACAGCATCAGTCCAATGGTAGTCTGAATAGTGACAAAATTGAAAAAGAGTATCGTATAAAAAGTTATTCCATTTCTTgatatttgtgtatttttttgaaaatttgaaAGTGTTTTTGTATTTGACATCAAATTCTTAAAACTCAGAGCAGACGTTATAGCATCTTCAAGGAGAAAATTTTGTCTTGAATTTAACCAGAGACTCGCAGTTGTTTTCATAATAGAATATTGAATATGCTTTCAGAATTGATTTATGGGTGTATTAGCAGTCACAACTATGTTGtcagaaatgtatttttttttttgtaatacttATAAAGACATGAATTCTTCCTAACAGGAATATCCCAGAGTCTGGCACATCATGCTCAGAAAAAATTTAGCATGCCTAATGAAAGCTTCCATACTGGTCAGAGATCTTTTGGAGATATAAGTAACAAAATaggaagagtgaatgtgagcagtcatggtagtgctgttaagaaaaaacaaagtaatgCCATTGTTAATGAGAGTAAGTATGATGACATCATAGTATCAGACTCATAAAACCTTTATTcactttgtattttcttttttatttattcatatgtaaAGGTTGTGCCAGCTTATTATTTGATTTTTCAAAAAACATCATGTGGCAATTTATCTTTGCCTCCTTGTTATTTGAATTTTTGAAGAATAGATTCACAAGGCAACTGTTTTGATGCTAGAGATGAGGAAGTAGTGAGAGGAGACTTATTCTGATTATTTTGTATTATgtgaatgtaaataatgttagagTAAGGAGAACCATGTGGTTTATGAAGGATTGATTAATGGATAAGTAGCTGAAACATTTCTATAAATCAACAAGGTTTATGAAAAtcccacctaaccttcccaagCAGCCAAAATTTAACTAATTTTTCAGTGTTATGGTTATGCAAAAAAATTTCATCTGATTGTTTCTCCCATATTGTAGAAAGTTTATTGCACCTAGCTTGTTTACACATGAATGCACTTGAACTCTGGCTAAACATCCCAGCAACTATATTGAACTTCAGCCATCGCAAATACACATTTATAAAATAACATTGATAAGGTGTATGTTGGCTGCTAGATAAAGTTAAGTGAACTTTTTATAGGTTCTGATGATTTCCAAATATGTTTCTAGAAATGATTAGTGTCTGTATAAATATCATATGTAGTTTTCAAAGTTGATTTTATCAGAACTAAAGAAAGATTTTGGTAGACAATATTCATTTCAGAGAATAAAGGGAAACTGCTGAATATTCTTATGTTAGAGGATTTTTGATGTGACAAATGAACACTGACTCGTGGAATTCCAAAAGATAAATGCTGTGTAGCAaggaaagagaatatatgtgaatcAGTGGATCACTGAAGGTATATTTCATGAGTATGTTGTCTCATGTAGCCGTTCTTTAAATTCTTATGGAAGTATGTTATTTATTAAACAAGCATTTTTACAGGCTTGCCCAAGTTGTCTTTACATGCTGAGAAAGAGCAGCTTGCAGAACCAGAATTCTTCCCAGACATTAATGATACAGAAGGTTAGATTGATGTCTTGTATACCTTGTGACTTTGTTTCCAATATTCAATTTCTTCTT includes:
- the LOC139758774 gene encoding uncharacterized protein isoform X1, whose translation is MFHGKCPDHRLETSDGPSVSCVCLPESSSRCRMSSTVIQALDRENAAAHLGSKMKQHQSNGISQSLAHHAQKKFSMPNESFHTGQRSFGDISNKIGRVNVSSHGSAVKKKQSNAIVNESLPKLSLHAEKEQLAEPEFFPDINDTEDYSDILPPPLQLSDKHISQLVHFWEICRRPELNSLDPSEMPKSPPKSLPLMSTVKDKIPIHLEPVIEEVYDVPLPPWE
- the LOC139758774 gene encoding uncharacterized protein isoform X2, with protein sequence MSSTVIQALDRENAAAHLGSKMKQHQSNGISQSLAHHAQKKFSMPNESFHTGQRSFGDISNKIGRVNVSSHGSAVKKKQSNAIVNESLPKLSLHAEKEQLAEPEFFPDINDTEDYSDILPPPLQLSDKHISQLVHFWEICRRPELNSLDPSEMPKSPPKSLPLMSTVKDKIPIHLEPVIEEVYDVPLPPWE